In one window of Oncorhynchus gorbuscha isolate QuinsamMale2020 ecotype Even-year linkage group LG23, OgorEven_v1.0, whole genome shotgun sequence DNA:
- the irf2 gene encoding interferon regulatory factor 2 isoform X2 — MFFFVAHCAPNVYRLLLQYNHLQATMPVERMRMRPWLVEQINSSLIPGLIWINREKRIFQIPWMHAARHGWDLEKDAPLFMNWAIHTGKYQLGIDKPDPKTWKANFRCAMNSLPDIEEVKDKSIKKGTNAFRVYKMLSASERQTKKGKKRTEKGGKNKQQVEPGFPAMESMNGSVGDHHGPVVKVEVKEEVKDEYFTDCTEYLHQSSHSPGYDQLIVDDLPCVCQTIEVTTENEEQSVSSSHPYPLQISPVSSYGESDPDSVHSEEDSKEDLRGGLWESSFTSSVLRVPSCSLPSMATFVTGGKVTNFKVTSTRDPMPLISYSNSPWTRDMPAAQHPPSEQASSSQASAAETRASVIMKTSDVSSVKTC, encoded by the exons atgtttttttttgtggcgCATTGCGCACCAAATGTCTACAGGCTATTGTTGCAGTATAACCATTTACAG GCGACCATGCCCGTGGAAAGGATGCGAATGCGGCCATGGCTGGTGGAACAGATAAACTCTTCCCTAATTCCTGGCCTGATATGGATTAATAGA GAGAAGAGGATCTTCCAGATTCCATGGATGCATGCTGCAAGGCATGGCTGGGATTTGGAGAAAGATGCTCCTTTATTTATGAACTGGGCCATTCATACAG GAAAATACCAACTAGGGATCGACAAACCAGACCCGAAAACATGGAAGGCCAATTTCCGCTGTGCTATGAACTCTCTGCCTGATATTGAGGAGGTGAAAGACAAGAGCATCAAGAAGGGGACCAACGCTTTCAGAGTATACAAGATGCTGTCTGCTTCAGAGCGCCAGACCAAGAAAG GAAAGAAGAGGACTGAGAAAGGAGGAAAGAACAAG CAGCAGGTGGAACCCGGTTTCCCAGCCATGGAGAGCATGAATGGGTCTGTTGGAGACCATCATGGGCCGGTGGTGAAGGTggaggtgaaggaggaggtgaaAGACGAGTACTTTACAGACTGCACAG aATATCTTCATCAGAGCAGTCACAGTCCTGGGTACGACCAGCTGATCGTTGACGACCTGCCTTGTGTCTGCCAGACCATCGAGGTGACCACGGAGAAtgaggagcagtcagtcagctcCAGCCACCCGTACCCACTCCAGATCTCCCCTGTGTCCTCGTATGGAG AGAGTGACCCAGACAGTGTGCACAGTGAAGAGGACTCCAAGGAG GATCTTCGTGGTGGGCTGTGGGAATCAAGTTTCACTTCCTCTGTGCTGAGAGTGCCCTCGTGCTCATTACCCAGCATGGCCACCTTTGTCACTGGTGGAAAGGTAACCAACTTCAAAGTGACCAGCACCAGGGACCCCATGCCCCTTATTAGCTACAGCAACAGCCCCTGGACCAGGGACATGCCAGCAGCCCAGCACCCTCCCTCAGAGCAGGCTTCCTCCAGCCAGGCCTCCGCTGCAGAGACCAGAGCCAGCGTTATCATGAAGACATCAGACGTCTCCTCTGTGAAGACCTGCTGA
- the casp3b gene encoding caspase-3b isoform X1, whose product MSDLVDAKCITAQWPGSPSLPRFTIENQKVDARPPADMYTYKMNYPSLGQCVIINNKNFDRRTGMSSRKGTDVDAGYARKVFERLGYNVKVANDQTVQQIQQLLYTVSQDNHSQSASFVCVMLSHGGEGVFYGTDGNVELQKLTGLFRGDRCKTLVGKPKLFFIQACRGSDLDCGIETDSAAGGIETDSVAGNYPERIPVEADFLYAYSTAPGYYSWRNTDKGSWFIQALCEMLQRYGKQLDIMQIMTRVNHKVAHDFEASANKQIPCIVSMLTKHLYFPQ is encoded by the exons ATGTCTGATTTGGTGGATGCCAAATGCATAACTGCACAATG GCCAGGGAGTCCCTCACTGCCAAGGTTTACTATAGAGAATCAGAAAGTAGATGCTAGGCCTCCAGCTGACATGTACACATATAAAATGAACTACCCCAGCCTTGGACAATGTGTCATCATCAACAACAAGAACTTTGACAGGAGAACAG GAATGAGTTCTCGCAAGGGAACAGATGTGGATGCTGGCTATGCAAGGAAAGTGTTTGAACGTTTGGGGTACAACGTGAAAGTTGCCAATGACCAGACAGTGCAGCAGATCCAACAGCTGCTTTACACTG TGTCTCAAGACAACCACAGCCAGTCGGCCTCctttgtgtgtgtgatgctgagccatggaggagagggtgtgttCTATGGCACAGATGGAAATGTGGAGCTCCAGAAGCTCACCGGACTCTTCAGGGGCGACCGCTGCAAAACGCTGGTGGGAAAGCCCAAACTCTTCTTCATCCAG GCGTGCCGTGGCTCTGATCTGGACTGtggaatagagacagacagtgctgcTGGTGGAATAGAGACGGACAGCGTCGCTGGTAACTATCCAGAGAGGATTCCAGTGGAGGCAGACTTTCTCTATGCTTACTCTACAGCCCCAG GCTACTACTCCTGGAGGAACACCGACAAGGGCTCCTGGTTCATCCAGGCCCTCTGTGAGATGTTACAAAGGTACGGCAAACAGCTGGACATTATGCAGATCATGACGCGTGTTAACCACAAGGTGGCACATGACTTCGAGGCTTCCGCCAACAAGCAGATCCCTTGCATTGTGTCTATGTTGACCAAACATCTCTACTTTCCACAGTGA
- the casp3b gene encoding caspase-3b isoform X2 encodes MSDLVDAKCITAQWPGSPSLPRFTIENQKVDARPPADMYTYKMNYPSLGQCVIINNKNFDRRTGMSSRKGTDVDAGYARKVFERLGYNVKVANDQTVQQIQQLLYTVSQDNHSQSASFVCVMLSHGGEGVFYGTDGNVELQKLTGLFRGDRCKTLVGKPKLFFIQACRGSDLDCGIETDSAAGGIETDSVAGNYPERIPVEADFLYAYSTAPGYYSWRNTDKGSWFIQALCEMLQSDCISCGTILHICTVSAGVLKTIK; translated from the exons ATGTCTGATTTGGTGGATGCCAAATGCATAACTGCACAATG GCCAGGGAGTCCCTCACTGCCAAGGTTTACTATAGAGAATCAGAAAGTAGATGCTAGGCCTCCAGCTGACATGTACACATATAAAATGAACTACCCCAGCCTTGGACAATGTGTCATCATCAACAACAAGAACTTTGACAGGAGAACAG GAATGAGTTCTCGCAAGGGAACAGATGTGGATGCTGGCTATGCAAGGAAAGTGTTTGAACGTTTGGGGTACAACGTGAAAGTTGCCAATGACCAGACAGTGCAGCAGATCCAACAGCTGCTTTACACTG TGTCTCAAGACAACCACAGCCAGTCGGCCTCctttgtgtgtgtgatgctgagccatggaggagagggtgtgttCTATGGCACAGATGGAAATGTGGAGCTCCAGAAGCTCACCGGACTCTTCAGGGGCGACCGCTGCAAAACGCTGGTGGGAAAGCCCAAACTCTTCTTCATCCAG GCGTGCCGTGGCTCTGATCTGGACTGtggaatagagacagacagtgctgcTGGTGGAATAGAGACGGACAGCGTCGCTGGTAACTATCCAGAGAGGATTCCAGTGGAGGCAGACTTTCTCTATGCTTACTCTACAGCCCCAG GCTACTACTCCTGGAGGAACACCGACAAGGGCTCCTGGTTCATCCAGGCCCTCTGTGAGATGTTACAAAG TGATTGTATATCCTGTGGGACCATTTTACACATTTGCACAGTGTCTGCTGGGGTTCTAAAGACCATTAAATAA
- the casp3b gene encoding caspase-3b isoform X3, protein MYTYKMNYPSLGQCVIINNKNFDRRTGMSSRKGTDVDAGYARKVFERLGYNVKVANDQTVQQIQQLLYTVSQDNHSQSASFVCVMLSHGGEGVFYGTDGNVELQKLTGLFRGDRCKTLVGKPKLFFIQACRGSDLDCGIETDSAAGGIETDSVAGNYPERIPVEADFLYAYSTAPGYYSWRNTDKGSWFIQALCEMLQRYGKQLDIMQIMTRVNHKVAHDFEASANKQIPCIVSMLTKHLYFPQ, encoded by the exons ATGTACACATATAAAATGAACTACCCCAGCCTTGGACAATGTGTCATCATCAACAACAAGAACTTTGACAGGAGAACAG GAATGAGTTCTCGCAAGGGAACAGATGTGGATGCTGGCTATGCAAGGAAAGTGTTTGAACGTTTGGGGTACAACGTGAAAGTTGCCAATGACCAGACAGTGCAGCAGATCCAACAGCTGCTTTACACTG TGTCTCAAGACAACCACAGCCAGTCGGCCTCctttgtgtgtgtgatgctgagccatggaggagagggtgtgttCTATGGCACAGATGGAAATGTGGAGCTCCAGAAGCTCACCGGACTCTTCAGGGGCGACCGCTGCAAAACGCTGGTGGGAAAGCCCAAACTCTTCTTCATCCAG GCGTGCCGTGGCTCTGATCTGGACTGtggaatagagacagacagtgctgcTGGTGGAATAGAGACGGACAGCGTCGCTGGTAACTATCCAGAGAGGATTCCAGTGGAGGCAGACTTTCTCTATGCTTACTCTACAGCCCCAG GCTACTACTCCTGGAGGAACACCGACAAGGGCTCCTGGTTCATCCAGGCCCTCTGTGAGATGTTACAAAGGTACGGCAAACAGCTGGACATTATGCAGATCATGACGCGTGTTAACCACAAGGTGGCACATGACTTCGAGGCTTCCGCCAACAAGCAGATCCCTTGCATTGTGTCTATGTTGACCAAACATCTCTACTTTCCACAGTGA
- the irf2 gene encoding interferon regulatory factor 2 isoform X3 produces MPVERMRMRPWLVEQINSSLIPGLIWINREKRIFQIPWMHAARHGWDLEKDAPLFMNWAIHTGKYQLGIDKPDPKTWKANFRCAMNSLPDIEEVKDKSIKKGTNAFRVYKMLSASERQTKKGKKRTEKGGKNKQQVEPGFPAMESMNGSVGDHHGPVVKVEVKEEVKDEYFTDCTEYLHQSSHSPGYDQLIVDDLPCVCQTIEVTTENEEQSVSSSHPYPLQISPVSSYGESDPDSVHSEEDSKEDLRGGLWESSFTSSVLRVPSCSLPSMATFVTGGKVTNFKVTSTRDPMPLISYSNSPWTRDMPAAQHPPSEQASSSQASAAETRASVIMKTSDVSSVKTC; encoded by the exons ATGCCCGTGGAAAGGATGCGAATGCGGCCATGGCTGGTGGAACAGATAAACTCTTCCCTAATTCCTGGCCTGATATGGATTAATAGA GAGAAGAGGATCTTCCAGATTCCATGGATGCATGCTGCAAGGCATGGCTGGGATTTGGAGAAAGATGCTCCTTTATTTATGAACTGGGCCATTCATACAG GAAAATACCAACTAGGGATCGACAAACCAGACCCGAAAACATGGAAGGCCAATTTCCGCTGTGCTATGAACTCTCTGCCTGATATTGAGGAGGTGAAAGACAAGAGCATCAAGAAGGGGACCAACGCTTTCAGAGTATACAAGATGCTGTCTGCTTCAGAGCGCCAGACCAAGAAAG GAAAGAAGAGGACTGAGAAAGGAGGAAAGAACAAG CAGCAGGTGGAACCCGGTTTCCCAGCCATGGAGAGCATGAATGGGTCTGTTGGAGACCATCATGGGCCGGTGGTGAAGGTggaggtgaaggaggaggtgaaAGACGAGTACTTTACAGACTGCACAG aATATCTTCATCAGAGCAGTCACAGTCCTGGGTACGACCAGCTGATCGTTGACGACCTGCCTTGTGTCTGCCAGACCATCGAGGTGACCACGGAGAAtgaggagcagtcagtcagctcCAGCCACCCGTACCCACTCCAGATCTCCCCTGTGTCCTCGTATGGAG AGAGTGACCCAGACAGTGTGCACAGTGAAGAGGACTCCAAGGAG GATCTTCGTGGTGGGCTGTGGGAATCAAGTTTCACTTCCTCTGTGCTGAGAGTGCCCTCGTGCTCATTACCCAGCATGGCCACCTTTGTCACTGGTGGAAAGGTAACCAACTTCAAAGTGACCAGCACCAGGGACCCCATGCCCCTTATTAGCTACAGCAACAGCCCCTGGACCAGGGACATGCCAGCAGCCCAGCACCCTCCCTCAGAGCAGGCTTCCTCCAGCCAGGCCTCCGCTGCAGAGACCAGAGCCAGCGTTATCATGAAGACATCAGACGTCTCCTCTGTGAAGACCTGCTGA
- the irf2 gene encoding interferon regulatory factor 2 isoform X1, translated as MKFGGDEMSFGGVQPTSDYIEHIEATMPVERMRMRPWLVEQINSSLIPGLIWINREKRIFQIPWMHAARHGWDLEKDAPLFMNWAIHTGKYQLGIDKPDPKTWKANFRCAMNSLPDIEEVKDKSIKKGTNAFRVYKMLSASERQTKKGKKRTEKGGKNKQVEPGFPAMESMNGSVGDHHGPVVKVEVKEEVKDEYFTDCTEYLHQSSHSPGYDQLIVDDLPCVCQTIEVTTENEEQSVSSSHPYPLQISPVSSYGESDPDSVHSEEDSKEDLRGGLWESSFTSSVLRVPSCSLPSMATFVTGGKVTNFKVTSTRDPMPLISYSNSPWTRDMPAAQHPPSEQASSSQASAAETRASVIMKTSDVSSVKTC; from the exons ATGAAGTTTGGTGGCGATGAGATGAGTTTTGGCGGAGTGCAGCCTACCTCCGACTACATCGAGCACATAGAG GCGACCATGCCCGTGGAAAGGATGCGAATGCGGCCATGGCTGGTGGAACAGATAAACTCTTCCCTAATTCCTGGCCTGATATGGATTAATAGA GAGAAGAGGATCTTCCAGATTCCATGGATGCATGCTGCAAGGCATGGCTGGGATTTGGAGAAAGATGCTCCTTTATTTATGAACTGGGCCATTCATACAG GAAAATACCAACTAGGGATCGACAAACCAGACCCGAAAACATGGAAGGCCAATTTCCGCTGTGCTATGAACTCTCTGCCTGATATTGAGGAGGTGAAAGACAAGAGCATCAAGAAGGGGACCAACGCTTTCAGAGTATACAAGATGCTGTCTGCTTCAGAGCGCCAGACCAAGAAAG GAAAGAAGAGGACTGAGAAAGGAGGAAAGAACAAG CAGGTGGAACCCGGTTTCCCAGCCATGGAGAGCATGAATGGGTCTGTTGGAGACCATCATGGGCCGGTGGTGAAGGTggaggtgaaggaggaggtgaaAGACGAGTACTTTACAGACTGCACAG aATATCTTCATCAGAGCAGTCACAGTCCTGGGTACGACCAGCTGATCGTTGACGACCTGCCTTGTGTCTGCCAGACCATCGAGGTGACCACGGAGAAtgaggagcagtcagtcagctcCAGCCACCCGTACCCACTCCAGATCTCCCCTGTGTCCTCGTATGGAG AGAGTGACCCAGACAGTGTGCACAGTGAAGAGGACTCCAAGGAG GATCTTCGTGGTGGGCTGTGGGAATCAAGTTTCACTTCCTCTGTGCTGAGAGTGCCCTCGTGCTCATTACCCAGCATGGCCACCTTTGTCACTGGTGGAAAGGTAACCAACTTCAAAGTGACCAGCACCAGGGACCCCATGCCCCTTATTAGCTACAGCAACAGCCCCTGGACCAGGGACATGCCAGCAGCCCAGCACCCTCCCTCAGAGCAGGCTTCCTCCAGCCAGGCCTCCGCTGCAGAGACCAGAGCCAGCGTTATCATGAAGACATCAGACGTCTCCTCTGTGAAGACCTGCTGA